One part of the Eucalyptus grandis isolate ANBG69807.140 chromosome 10, ASM1654582v1, whole genome shotgun sequence genome encodes these proteins:
- the LOC104423135 gene encoding katanin p60 ATPase-containing subunit A1 has protein sequence MVGSNVAGLQDHLKLAREYALEGLYDTSTIFFDGAIAQINKHLNTVDDPLIRAKWMNVKKALSEEAEVVKQLDAERRAFKETPGGRRPSSPPINAKSSFVFQPLDEYPTSSGAPPMDDPDVWRPPSRDPTGRRPARAGQVGMRKSPQDGTWARGATARAGAAARGAKAGGSSKSNTGVRASSTGKKGTASGKSAKADSGNGDAEDGKSKKGQYEGPDQDLAAMLERDVLETTPGVRWDDVAGLSEAKRLLEEAVVLPLWMPEYFQGIRRPWKGVLMFGPPGTGKTLLAKAVATECGTTFFNVSSATLASKWRGESERMVRCLFDLARAYAPSTIFIDEIDSLCNARGASGEHESSRRVKSELLVQIDGVNNSSTNEDGTRKIVMVLAATNFPWDIDEALRRRLEKRIYIPLPNFESRKELIRINLKTVEVATDVNIDDVARRTDGYSGDDLTNVCRDASMNGMRRKIAGKTRDEIKNMSKDEISKDPVAMCDFDEALVKVQRSVSAADIEKHEKWFAEFGSA, from the exons GCACTTGAATACAGTCGATGATCCCTTAATTCGGGCGAAATGGATGAATGTGAAGAAAGCCTTGTCTGAGGAAGCGGAAGTTGTGAAGCAACTAGATGCCGAGCGAAGGGCTTTTAAAGAGACTCCCGGTGGTCGACGCCCTTCTTCACCTCCGATCAATGCCAAGtcctcctttgttttccaaCCACTGGATGAATACCCAACTTCCTCCGGGGCTCCCCCCATGGATGATCCTGATGTGTGGAGGCCGCCTAGTAGGGATCCTACTGGTAGAAGACCTGCAAGGGCTGGTCAAGTGGGCATGAGGAAGTCACCACAAGATGGGACATGGGCTCGCGGTGCTACTGCTAGGGCTGGTGCCGCTGCACGTGGGGCAAAGGCTGGTGGTTCGAGCAAGAGTAATACAGGTGTCCGAGCATCTTCCACTGGAAAGAAAGGCACTGCTTCTGGCAAATCTGCCAAAGCTGATTCTGGG AATGGTGATGCTGAAGATGGAAAGTCAAAGAAGGGACAGTATGAGGGACCTGATCAGGACTTGGCTGCAATGCTTGAGAGGGATGTCTTGGAGACTACCCCTGGAGTGAGATGGGATGATGTTGCTGGATTGAGCGAAGCAAAGAGACTTTTAGAGGAAGCTGTTGTGCTTCCTTTGTGGATGCCCGAATATTTTCAG GGAATCAGGAGACCTTGGAAAGGTGTTCTAATGTTTGGTCCTCCCGGAACTGGGAAGACCCTTCTTGCAAAAGCTGTAGCTACTGAATGCGGTACTACTTTTTTCAATGTTTCATCTGCTACATTGGCTTCTAAATGGCGTGGGGAGAGTGAGCGCATGGTACGGTGCTTGTTTGATCTTGCTAGAGCCTATGCTCCAAGCACCATTTTTATTGATGAGATCGACTCTCTCTGCAATGCTCGGGG GGCTTCAGGGGAGCATGAATCATCCAGGAGGGTCAAATCTGAACTTCTTGTTCAAATAGATGGTGTTAACAACAGTTCGACAAATGAAGATGGTACTCGCAAGATAGTGATGGTTTTAGCTGCAACTAATTTCCCATGGGATATAGATGAGGCGCTCag GAGGAGGCTTGAAAAGAGAATATACATTCCTCTTCCAAACTTTGAAAGCCGTAAGGAACTTATCCGTATCAACTTGAAGACCGTTGAG GTGGCTACTGATGTAAACATCGATGACGTAGCTCGACGGACTGACGGATACAGTGGGGATGATCTTACGAATGTTTGCCGGGATGCCTCCATGAATGGAATGAGGCGTAAGATAGCTGGAAAGACTCGGGACGAAATTAAGAACATGTCCAAGGATGAGATCTCGAAGGACCCTGTGGCAATGTGTGACTTCGACGAAGCCTTGGTGAAGGTACAGCGAAGTGTTTCTGCAGCCGATATCGAGAAGCACGAAAAGTGGTTTGCAGAGTTTGGATCAGCATAA